GTGGCCGCGGGGGAGTGGTACCGGATCGTCACCTCGGGCTTCCTGCACTTCGGCCTCGTCCACCTCGGCTTCAACATGTTCATCCTCTACATGCTGGGCCAGATGATGGAGCCGGCGCTGGGCCGGGTGCGCTTCGGGGTCATCTACGTGGCCGGCCTGCTGGGGGGGGCGTTCGGCGCCCTCCTGCTCTCCCCCGATGCTCGCACCGCCGGCGCCTCGGGCGCCGTGTTCGGCCTCATGGGCGCCGCCGTGGTGGGCATGCGCCACCGCGGGGTCGACCCCATGCAGTCGGGCATCGGCGGGCTGCTCGTCCTCAACGTGGTCATCACCTTCGCGGTGCCCGGCATCTC
Above is a window of Acidimicrobiales bacterium DNA encoding:
- a CDS encoding rhomboid family intramembrane serine protease, producing VAAGEWYRIVTSGFLHFGLVHLGFNMFILYMLGQMMEPALGRVRFGVIYVAGLLGGAFGALLLSPDARTAGASGAVFGLMGAAVVGMRHRGVDPMQSGIGGLLVLNVVITFAVPGISIGGHLGGLAGGALAGAAIWWTDGGKRAKRVVGGVIGLAVAGLAAVGALVTATDPLWPF